In a genomic window of Streptomyces katrae:
- a CDS encoding DUF6400 family protein: protein MSSHHVTPPEEPADFSVDLTSQEILRRAQVMAALGPDWDPLEVLRGEEEAYDLLYSGLDAQQQRLYDDLVAAGVLPVRGGGRAAA, encoded by the coding sequence ATGTCCTCGCACCACGTCACACCGCCCGAAGAACCGGCCGACTTCTCCGTCGACCTCACCTCGCAGGAGATCCTCCGGCGCGCCCAGGTGATGGCCGCGCTCGGCCCCGACTGGGACCCGCTGGAGGTGCTGAGAGGGGAGGAGGAGGCGTACGACCTGCTCTACTCCGGCCTCGACGCGCAGCAGCAGCGCCTCTACGACGACCTGGTGGCGGCCGGAGTCCTGCCCGTGCGCGGGGGCGGTCGTGCTGCCGCTTGA
- a CDS encoding peptidoglycan-binding protein, whose protein sequence is MSTPQWRQLTDHLMSVPEQVYEGWNSRDGWDNYTRWGEEFGENGVAWCVIFDWCMYHDTGLDAIVPKVDNVSAFAAWARARGQWSEYPSVGAWVDFGDGAHTEIVTGFDADTVYTKGGNSIQAGSEDHGQGNGVWSHSNPRRSSYVTGYFAPRYPDGQCPPTADPGDPRGGPAVTAWRWSPPAGAFEPFPGAGFFTAGRCSPVVAALHGRLVAVGCDHYESSADADVWGPGDVRSYRAWQHTLGYTGSAADGIPGPTSWARLQVPRVED, encoded by the coding sequence ATGAGCACACCCCAGTGGAGGCAGCTCACCGACCACCTCATGAGCGTTCCCGAGCAGGTCTACGAAGGCTGGAACAGCCGGGACGGCTGGGACAACTACACGCGCTGGGGCGAGGAGTTCGGCGAGAACGGCGTCGCCTGGTGCGTGATCTTCGACTGGTGCATGTACCACGACACCGGCCTCGACGCGATCGTGCCGAAGGTCGACAACGTGAGCGCCTTCGCCGCGTGGGCCAGGGCACGCGGCCAGTGGTCCGAGTACCCCTCCGTCGGCGCCTGGGTCGACTTCGGCGACGGCGCCCACACCGAGATCGTCACCGGCTTCGACGCCGACACCGTGTACACCAAGGGCGGCAACAGCATCCAGGCCGGATCCGAGGACCACGGCCAGGGCAACGGCGTCTGGTCGCACTCCAACCCGCGCCGCAGCAGCTACGTCACCGGCTACTTCGCCCCCCGCTACCCCGACGGGCAGTGCCCGCCCACCGCCGACCCCGGCGACCCCCGCGGCGGGCCCGCGGTCACGGCCTGGCGGTGGTCACCGCCCGCGGGCGCCTTCGAGCCGTTCCCCGGGGCCGGGTTCTTCACCGCCGGCCGGTGCAGCCCGGTCGTCGCCGCCCTGCACGGCCGGCTCGTGGCCGTCGGCTGCGACCACTACGAGAGCTCGGCGGACGCCGACGTCTGGGGTCCCGGCGACGTCCGCTCCTACCGGGCCTGGCAGCACACGCTCGGCTACACCGGCTCCGCCGCCGACGGGATCCCCGGTCCCACGTCCTGGGCCAGGCTCCAGGTTCCCCGCGTCGAGGACTGA
- a CDS encoding transglycosylase SLT domain-containing protein — protein MSNAVIRRIAASKKTLAGTVLALGVAGSMLATVPAQAAPTSAKAIAQQMIKDPAQFAAFDKIVTHESGWDYTATNSSSGAYGLVQALPASKMSSAGSDWKTNPATQIKWGLDYMNERYGSPVGAWNFWQANHWY, from the coding sequence GTGTCCAACGCCGTCATCCGCCGCATCGCCGCTTCGAAGAAGACCCTCGCCGGTACCGTCCTCGCCCTGGGCGTCGCGGGCTCGATGCTCGCCACCGTCCCCGCGCAGGCCGCCCCGACGAGCGCCAAGGCGATCGCCCAGCAGATGATCAAGGACCCGGCGCAGTTCGCGGCCTTCGACAAGATCGTCACCCACGAGAGCGGCTGGGACTACACCGCCACGAACTCCTCCTCCGGCGCCTACGGCCTGGTCCAGGCCCTCCCCGCGTCGAAGATGTCCTCCGCCGGCTCGGACTGGAAGACCAACCCCGCCACCCAGATCAAGTGGGGCCTGGACTACATGAACGAGCGCTACGGCAGCCCCGTCGGCGCCTGGAACTTCTGGCAGGCCAACCACTGGTACTAA
- a CDS encoding SIS domain-containing protein → MAVTVTPERLRTAAGLVGAAPRVLVVGAGLSGAVALDAAYRLRAPGFAVDAPADPLTAQLVASQLPPAGVCLAISHTGATRSTVDAARRARRAGAKVVALTSYARSPLSEAGDCTLVAGGQDLVFGLETVASRLAHLTVIDALTLTLLGLRGAPAEAALRLSADVTVDHSY, encoded by the coding sequence GTGGCGGTGACGGTGACCCCGGAGCGGCTGCGCACCGCGGCCGGACTGGTCGGCGCGGCCCCCCGGGTCCTGGTGGTCGGAGCGGGACTGTCCGGCGCGGTCGCGCTGGACGCCGCGTACCGGCTGCGCGCGCCGGGCTTCGCCGTCGACGCACCGGCCGACCCGCTGACCGCCCAGCTGGTCGCCTCGCAGCTGCCGCCCGCCGGGGTCTGCCTGGCCATCAGCCACACGGGCGCCACGCGCAGCACGGTGGACGCCGCCCGGCGCGCGCGGCGGGCCGGGGCCAAGGTCGTCGCCCTCACCAGCTACGCCCGCTCGCCGCTGAGCGAGGCCGGCGACTGCACGCTGGTCGCGGGCGGCCAGGACCTGGTGTTCGGACTCGAGACCGTCGCCAGCCGGCTGGCCCACCTCACGGTGATCGACGCCCTGACCCTCACCCTGCTGGGCCTGCGCGGGGCCCCGGCCGAGGCAGCCCTGCGGCTGTCGGCGGACGTGACGGTCGACCACTCGTACTGA
- a CDS encoding TetR/AcrR family transcriptional regulator, which yields MTEGPYHHGNLRAALLERAETVLAESGADGLSLRALARDLGVSHAAPSRHFRDRQALLDALAVSGFTRLNERLRGAAEAPGPVPARLAALGRAYVEFAVAHAPLLDLMFSAKHAEDSSAELRELGHRSLDTTAGLIARAQAEGVVRPGDPVRLAQVAFSTVHGLATLAVGSLLDDTPLEEATDLALDVLLTGLGSPRR from the coding sequence TTGACCGAGGGGCCCTACCACCACGGCAACCTCAGGGCCGCCCTGCTGGAGCGTGCGGAGACCGTCCTGGCCGAGTCGGGCGCGGACGGCCTGTCCCTGCGCGCCCTGGCCCGCGACCTCGGCGTGAGCCACGCCGCGCCGTCCCGCCACTTCCGCGACCGGCAGGCCCTGCTCGACGCCCTCGCCGTCAGCGGCTTCACCCGGCTGAACGAGCGCCTGCGCGGGGCCGCCGAGGCGCCCGGGCCGGTACCGGCGCGCCTGGCGGCCCTGGGCCGGGCGTACGTGGAGTTCGCCGTCGCCCACGCGCCCCTGCTGGACCTGATGTTCAGCGCCAAGCACGCCGAGGACTCCAGCGCCGAACTCAGGGAACTGGGCCACCGCAGCCTCGACACCACCGCCGGACTCATCGCCCGGGCCCAGGCGGAGGGCGTCGTCCGCCCGGGAGACCCGGTCCGCCTCGCCCAGGTCGCCTTCTCCACCGTCCACGGCCTGGCCACCCTGGCCGTGGGCTCCCTCCTCGACGACACCCCCCTGGAGGAGGCGACCGACCTGGCCCTGGACGTCCTGCTGACCGGCCTGGGGAGCCCCCGCCGGTAG
- a CDS encoding putative glycoside hydrolase translates to MSRTRIPRSGRSSRLRRPARRRALIATTGALALAGAGFGAWTFLAPGPGIEGVSDGAVLGGRAAAQVSAYLAAGAPGGGNGLHATLDGAAVPLTPEGARLRLGLPPLKEGPHTLVVDGAGSLPFASHRRVVGFSVDTTPPELKVADPQIKDPAAPVAVTGSASTDAEVTVNGKKITLDKTGAFRVTVPKGTPLVTVTAVDRAGNTTTKAVSARGRRPMIRAAHITAIGWGDDSLRGGVLALVRSGKLNAVELDVKDEDGEVGYASKVPLARQIGAAKGYYDARKAIDELHAAGAQVIGRIVAFRDPKLAAASWKDGKSDQLVLTPSGQPYDGGHYGALSFTNFANPVVRKYNQDLAVEAAGLGFDDILYDYVRRPDGPLTQMRFPGIGAATPEQSITSFVADTRTALRPQAKYLGVSVFGIAATRPTEIAQDIGALVKVTDYIAPMVYPSHWAPGEYGVAQPDTSPYAIVQRSLADFARLAKGTQTEIVPWLQDFSMGSSYGPAEVAAQIKAAEANKMESFILWNAGARYQGAALQQITAH, encoded by the coding sequence ATGTCCCGCACCCGCATACCCCGCTCCGGCCGCTCCTCCCGCCTCCGCCGCCCGGCCCGCCGGCGCGCCCTCATAGCGACGACCGGGGCGCTCGCGCTGGCCGGTGCGGGCTTCGGGGCCTGGACCTTCCTCGCCCCCGGACCCGGCATCGAGGGCGTCAGCGACGGCGCCGTCCTCGGCGGCCGCGCGGCCGCCCAGGTCAGCGCATACCTCGCCGCGGGCGCGCCCGGCGGCGGGAACGGACTGCACGCCACCCTGGACGGTGCGGCGGTCCCCCTCACCCCCGAGGGCGCCCGGCTGAGACTCGGCCTCCCGCCCCTCAAGGAAGGCCCCCACACCCTGGTGGTGGACGGTGCCGGCAGCCTGCCCTTCGCCTCGCACCGCAGGGTCGTGGGCTTCAGCGTGGACACCACCCCGCCCGAACTGAAGGTGGCCGACCCCCAGATCAAGGACCCGGCCGCCCCCGTGGCCGTCACGGGCAGCGCCTCCACCGACGCAGAGGTCACCGTCAACGGCAAGAAGATCACCCTCGACAAGACCGGAGCCTTCCGGGTCACGGTCCCCAAGGGCACCCCCCTCGTGACGGTCACCGCCGTGGACCGCGCCGGCAACACCACCACCAAGGCCGTCTCCGCCCGCGGGCGCCGCCCGATGATCCGGGCCGCGCACATCACCGCCATCGGCTGGGGCGACGACTCGCTGCGCGGCGGCGTCCTCGCCCTGGTCCGCAGCGGCAAGCTCAACGCGGTCGAACTGGACGTCAAGGACGAGGACGGCGAGGTCGGTTACGCCTCCAAGGTGCCGCTGGCCCGTCAGATCGGCGCGGCCAAGGGCTACTACGACGCCCGCAAGGCGATCGACGAGCTCCACGCCGCCGGGGCCCAGGTCATCGGCCGCATCGTGGCCTTCCGCGACCCCAAGCTCGCCGCCGCCTCCTGGAAGGACGGCAAGTCCGACCAGCTCGTGCTGACCCCGTCCGGACAGCCGTACGACGGCGGCCACTACGGGGCCCTGTCCTTCACCAACTTCGCGAACCCCGTGGTCCGCAAGTACAACCAGGACCTGGCCGTCGAGGCGGCCGGACTCGGCTTCGACGACATCCTCTACGACTACGTGCGCCGCCCGGACGGCCCGCTGACGCAGATGCGCTTCCCCGGCATCGGCGCCGCCACGCCCGAGCAGTCCATCACCTCGTTCGTCGCCGACACCCGCACCGCACTGCGTCCCCAGGCCAAGTACCTCGGCGTCTCGGTCTTCGGGATCGCCGCGACCCGGCCCACCGAGATCGCCCAGGACATCGGGGCGCTGGTGAAGGTCACCGACTACATCGCGCCGATGGTCTACCCGTCCCACTGGGCGCCGGGGGAGTACGGCGTCGCGCAGCCCGACACCTCCCCGTACGCGATCGTGCAGCGTTCGCTCGCCGACTTCGCCCGCCTGGCCAAGGGGACGCAGACCGAGATCGTCCCGTGGCTCCAGGACTTCTCGATGGGCAGCAGCTACGGGCCGGCCGAGGTGGCGGCGCAGATCAAGGCCGCCGAGGCCAACAAGATGGAGTCCTTCATCCTCTGGAACGCGGGCGCCCGCTACCAGGGAGCGGCGCTCCAGCAGATCACCGCGCACTGA
- a CDS encoding EamA family transporter — MLTTLRPLWGRGLAGGLLSLLAYGLVVWAQSRGDLSTIAALRETSIVFGALIGAVVFRERLGHRRITASLAVLAGIAVLQLAAG; from the coding sequence CTGCTCACCACGCTGCGCCCGCTGTGGGGCCGCGGTCTGGCGGGCGGGCTGCTCTCGCTGCTGGCGTACGGGCTGGTCGTCTGGGCGCAGTCCCGCGGCGACCTCTCCACGATCGCCGCCCTGCGGGAGACCAGCATCGTCTTCGGCGCCCTGATCGGGGCGGTCGTGTTCCGTGAGCGGCTCGGGCACCGGCGCATCACCGCCAGCCTCGCCGTCCTGGCGGGCATCGCCGTGCTCCAGCTCGCCGCCGGCTGA
- a CDS encoding SDR family NAD(P)-dependent oxidoreductase, protein MPMTYQGTVALITGASAGLGVEFARQWAERGADLVLVARRLDRLEGLAAQLEKRYGVTAHVVAADLALPGAAAALRAELDARGIAVQTLVNNAGFGSHGPFARQDPAQINEMIQLNVVAVTELTREFLPGLAADGRGALVTVASAAAYQPTPAMAVYGATKAFVLSFTEAVAYETRHSPLRVLAVSPGPVSTEFFDVVGSRDAAVGRMATPEQVVTAARRALERSTTPPSIVAGLANRVSAVAAALTPRRLTLAVSGRILKA, encoded by the coding sequence ATGCCTATGACATACCAGGGAACCGTGGCCCTGATCACCGGGGCGAGCGCGGGCCTCGGTGTCGAGTTCGCCCGCCAGTGGGCCGAGCGCGGAGCGGACCTCGTCCTCGTCGCCCGCCGGCTCGACCGGCTCGAAGGGCTCGCGGCGCAGCTGGAGAAGCGCTACGGGGTCACGGCCCACGTGGTCGCCGCCGACCTCGCCCTGCCCGGTGCCGCCGCGGCACTGCGCGCGGAGCTCGACGCCCGCGGGATCGCCGTCCAGACGCTGGTGAACAACGCCGGCTTCGGCAGCCACGGGCCCTTCGCCCGGCAGGATCCCGCGCAGATCAACGAGATGATCCAGCTGAACGTCGTGGCCGTCACCGAGCTCACCCGGGAGTTCCTGCCCGGCCTCGCGGCCGACGGCCGGGGCGCCCTGGTCACCGTCGCGAGCGCGGCGGCGTACCAGCCGACCCCGGCGATGGCGGTGTACGGCGCGACCAAGGCCTTCGTCCTGAGCTTCACCGAGGCCGTCGCCTACGAGACCCGGCACTCCCCCCTGCGGGTGCTCGCCGTGTCGCCGGGGCCGGTCAGCACCGAGTTCTTCGACGTCGTCGGCAGCCGGGACGCGGCGGTCGGCCGGATGGCCACCCCCGAGCAGGTGGTGACGGCGGCACGCCGCGCGCTGGAGCGGAGCACGACGCCGCCCAGCATCGTCGCGGGCCTGGCCAACCGCGTCTCCGCCGTCGCCGCCGCCCTGACGCCCCGGCGCCTCACCCTGGCGGTGTCGGGGCGGATCCTGAAGGCCTGA